ATTGTTGTTGTCATATGAGATTTAAAGACAAAGTTGCTATCGTAACTGGAGCCGCCTCGGGCATGGGGCTGCTCAGTGCTCAACAATACGCCGCCGAGGGCGCGAAGGTCGTTCTGGTGGACGTGAATGTCGAATCGGTGGAATCCGCCGCCGAAGCCATTCGGAAAAATGGTGGTGATGCCTGCGCGGTGGCGACCGATATCCGTTCCTATGAAGCCGTCGAGCGGGCCGCCGCCTTGGCGGTGGAACGTTACAGGCGTATCGACATCCTTGCCAACGTGGCCGGGGGCAACCCACATCGCATTTGCAACTGCCCCGGTGGTTTCGATCAGATGCCAGTCAAGGCGATTGACTGGGGCGTCGAAGTGAACTTTACCGGGCCGATCTATTTTTGTCGCGCGGTGCTCCCGGTGATGATGAAGCAAAAGAGCGGTGTTATTATCAACTTGGGTTCTGTGGACGGCGTGACAGGCGGGGCGGGGGCGGTGGTCTATGGCGCTGCCAAAAGCGGCATGATCGGGCTGACCAAGTCGCTCGCGCTGGCTGGTGCGCCGCACGGTATCCGCGCCTGTTGTATTTCACCGGGGCCGGTGATGACGCGCGCCGCTATGGCCAACATGAAAACCCCGCTGGGCCGCGCCGCCGAACCGGAGGAAGTGACGAAGCTGATCCTGTATCTCAGTTCCGATGACGCCGCTTTTATCAGCGGCACCAATTACCTCATCGACGGTGCCCGCAGTTGTGGGGGTGACGCATCTGGAAATTAGATCAAGAAGCCATGAATAGCATAAATCTAAAAGACAAAGTCGCGATTGTGACCGGAGCCGCTTCCGGACTTGGCCGATCAACAGCAAATCAACTGGCCGGTGCTGGTGCCAGGCTGGCACTTGTCGATGTCGATAGGGAAAAGCTTGAGGAAGTTGTCGCCTCTATTCGTGAAAGCGGTGCCGAGGTGCGATCCTACGTCGTTGATATTGCAGACTGTGCAAAGGTAAAGGCTACAGTGTCGGACATTGCCGCCGCTTGGGGGCAGATTGATATCTTGATTAACAATGCAGGAGCAGGCTGGCAAAAGGCCCTGCCGTTCAAAGACCTCAAGGAAGCAGACTGGGAGTGGATTTTGGATCTGAATGTTAAGGGAACCTTGTATTTTACACATGCGGTAATTGACGGAATGGTTTCCCGAAATTACGGGAAAATTATCAATATAGGCTCCATTGCGGCAACATCCGGCATTCCCAAAGTCGCGGTGTACTCGGCCAGTAAAGGTGCTGTTGTCGCCTTCACCAAAGCCTTGGCGATGGAATTAGGCCCCTATAACATCAATGTGAATTGCGTTTCTCCGGGGCTTGTGACGACTGAGAAAGTTGCCCCTAAAACAGATGGGAATTTCCTTGGACGTTGGGGGACGGCCGACGAGATGGCTTCCCTGATCGTGTATTTGGCTTCCGATGGGGCATCGTTTATCACTGGCGTTGACTATCTCATTGATGGTGGTCGAACCTTGGGGCCTAGAGGAGCATGAGCAAGTTCTGGCAAGTCGCTGTCGTTAAGGACAGTTCGAAGGCGATGCTCGGGCTGCACGGGTTGCACACGGCCTTTCGCGGGCTGCCGAACGTGGAAGTCGTCGCGCACGTCGATGCCAACAACGAGGAACTTCCGCGCAAGCTCGCGCAGACGCAAGCGAAGCGCCACTACGCGAGGCTGGAGGACATGCTTACGCACGAGCCGCCGGACATCGTGGTGCTGTGCTCGCGCCACCCCGGTGACCACCTGGCGCAGATCCGTCAGGTCGCCGAAAAGGGTTGCCACATTTACTGCGAAAAGCCGCTCAGTGTCTTGCTGGAGGAGGCCGACGAGGTGGCACGAGTCGTGGAGCAGACCGGCATCAAGCTGGCCCTGGCGCACCCGGCGCGCCACGACCTGGCCTTTCGCACGATGAAGCGCATGATCGGAGCCGGGGACATTGGCACGCCTCTGAGCGTGATCGGGCGCGGCAAGTGCGACTATCGCGGGGGCGGCGAAGACCTGATCGTGCTCGGCACGCACATTCTCGATGTGATGACCTTTTGCTTCGGCGCTCCGGACAGTGTCACGGCGGATATCCAAGTGGCCGGGCGACCAGCCACTTTGTCCGACAAAGTCAATCTCGTCGAGCCCGTCGGTCCGGCACTCGGCGACGAGGTGTTCGCAACCTTCTCGTTCCCAAGTGGCGTGCGCGGCGTTTTTGAAAGTCGCCGCGATTTGCTCAAACCCGGCCAGCCCGCCCCGCACATGGGGCTGTGTGTGACGGGCACCAAGGGTACGCTCTCGCTACGCTTCGACGACGCGGCGCGTCAGCCGTTGCTGCTCAGTCGCCAACCCGGTTTCCTCGAAACGCTTACCACGTTCGAGGAAGCTACATTGCGCGAAGACCGCGTTATCCCCGGTGCGGAGCCGCTGGACTATGGGCTCTGCGGGCAGCCTGACGTGCCGCGCGCGCCGTGGTTTCTGGAGGCGAATCGCTTCGCCGCGTGGGACCTGATAGGTGCCATTGAGGAGGACCGACCGCCGCTGTCCAATATCGAAAACGCCCGACTCGCGGTGGAGATGATTCAGGGCATTTACGCAGCCCACCTGTCGCGGCGCACGATTGATTTTCCCTTGGTCAACCGTCGGCATCCGCTGGTGGGATAACACACGAGATTCTGGTCGCTGATGCGCTTTGACCACGGTGGCCATACAACTAGGAGGTATGAAGATATGTACGCAATGATTCTTGATGACGACTTGAATTTCGCCTGGCGCGAAATGCCGAACCCGGTCCGCAAGTCTGATGAAGTCCTGATTAAAGTCCAGGCGGCTGCGGTCAATCGCGCCGACCTTATGCAAAAGGACGGCTGTTATGCCTCCCCAGAAGGCTGGCCGCAATGGTGCGGACTGGAAGCAGCCGGGGAAGTGATTGAAGCACCGGAGGACTCTGGATTTTGTCCCGGCGATAAAGTCTGCGCATTGCTCGGCGGCGGCGGTTATTCGGAACGGGTCACAGCTCCTTCCGGCATGGTTATCCCCATACCGAAAGGACTCTCGATGGTCGAAGCCGCCTCCTTGCCGGAGGTTTGGAGCACCGTCTATCTCAATCTTCAGTTGGAAGCCGGCGGCATGAGCCCGGGCGATGTATTCTACATGCAGGCCGGTGCGAGCGGTGTCGGCCTAGCGGCGATCCAGTTCGCCAAGCAAATGGGAGCCGAAGTGATTACGACCATCGATTCTCCGGAAAAGGCGAAGTTCGTGCGCGATCTGGGAGCCGACTATGTGCTGGACTACCGGACCGAGGATGTCCGTCCGGTCATTGAGGCGCATCCGCCGAGCGTCGCCTTGGACTGTATCGGCGGCAAGCTGATGGGCGAATGCTTCCGCCACATGGTTTTCGGCGGGCGCTGGATCATGATCGCGACCATGGGCGGCAGCGAGTCGCTGATCGATCTGGAAACAGTCTGGCGTAAACGCATCCGCCTGATCGGCAGTACGCTACGCAGCCGCACGCCGGAGGAGAAGAGTGCGATCCTCAAAGCACTTCAGCAAAAATTGTGGCCGCTCTTTACCGCGCGAAAACTGATCACGAACATCCATGCGGTCTTCCCTATCAAGGAGGTCGAAGAAGCTCACGGGGTGCTGCGCCGCGCCGAGAACATCGGCAAGGTCGTCCTGACGTTTCAGTGATGAAGCTGCATCTGCTTCAGTGCGGGACCATTCGGACGAAGCGTCACCTCATTGAGGGTGGTCCGGTTGGTAATGAATCTTTCGAAGTACCGGTTCCCTTTTTCCTGATTGAACATGAAATGAACCGAGTCCTATTCGATGCCGGGAACTCTCGCATCGCCATCCATGCGCCCGTGACCGGCGATTACATTCCGGTCATGACGGAGGCTGACTATGTCGTTGCGCAACTGGCGTCACTTGGCCTGACACCGTCAGACGTTACCCATATCGTTCTGTCTCATCTTCATGGGGATCATGCCGGTGGCCTAGAGGCGTTTCGAGACATTCCGTGTTACATCCAACGTGAAGAGATACAACATACAGGCGGTTCGTCACCCACTGAACAATACCTTCTCAGTAGGCAACTCCTCGACGGCGACCACGATCTCTTTGGCGACGGACGCATGCGCATTTTGGCCACACCGGGCCACAGCCCTGGGCATCAGTCTCTGCTGCTGAGACTGGACTCGGGAGAAGAGGTTCTGCTGGCCGCAGACGCCGCTTACACCCGTGGGGCACTGGAACAATATTCGCTCCCCACTACCACTTTTGATCGTACCTCGGCTTTGGAAACCTTTGAGAAAATTAACGCAATGCGCTGTAGCGGCGTGCGCATTATCTGTGGCCACGAACTGGGACAGCTAGATGGCTGACTCAGCCGTTTGTCATGTCTCTCATATGATCGATTGTTTGATTGGGGTTTGGTTGAGGGCAGAACAGTTGGAATGGATCAGTTCAAGGGGCCCAAGCAATGGAGTCTGGACGGGCCGAAAGCCTAAACGGCCAAGTGGAAAGGCGCCAGTCCTTCCTCCGACGAGTTTTATGGATCCATTCTCGGAAGTACTGAAAAATCAATGCCGCACAATCTGCAAGGCATCGAAATTTAGGTGATAGCCAATCTGGCCTTCTCTGCCTTATTGTATCTTGTTAAGGATGAACTGATTTTTTTTCCTGTATGAGGCTGGTGACTCCCCGCTTATTTTGCGGAAAACACGGCTCATATGATGGCGATCAACCATACCGGTGCGTTCCGCAATTTCATCTATCGTGTAGTGAGAGGACAGTAGTAGATGGGTCATCTCGCGGACGCGTAATTGCGTGACGTACTCGGCAGGGTTGACCCCATACACTTCCAGGAAAACCCGTCGAAAATGATCACGCGAGTATCCCGTTTGTTCTGCTAATCGATTAACCGATAAGTCTTCATCCAGGCGGTTCTCCATCCAAGAATGCAATCGTGTTAGCCGTGATGGATGATTCCTCCACAGTCTCCAGTCGGTGGACAGGTTGATGCTGTGGATATGCCAACATTGCGCGAAAACGTAGGCTGAGATCGATTCTGCCAGAAAGTAACTTGGAAGAACATCGCGAGGATCTTCGTCATTGGCGAGCGTCGACCACTGCTCAACTAAGCCATCAATATGCTTGCATGGGCGAGCATGGATTGGCTCAGGAAACATTTTTCCCTGGAGGGCCATCGGTAAACCCATAACGTGAAAGTGCACAAAGTAATGCATGAATCCGCCTTCGACATATCCAGTGGCCTGTAGTCCAGATGGTATCAAGGTTGCGCAGTGTGCAGGGATTTCGAAAGTTTTTGAGGAAAGTCGAATGGTCGCCCCTTCACTGAAATTGTAATAAAGTCTCCAATAATCGTTATAGAGTGGCTGGCCATTCCACCATCCGGCCAGTCGTGTGTGATCCTGGTGAATGACCCGTATTCCCCAGCCATAAGGAATGTGATCATAAGTTGTCCGATTCATGTTTGCCGCAAAAGTACACAAAGTTGGCGTTCTTGTCTATGGAAAATTTACGCAGCTCAGCGTATACTTCAGAGGCACGTTAGGAAATGTATTTCCACGTATGCTTGAGGTATAATTTCAGAACTAAAAAACCTTTATTTCGAGACTTCCTGTGATGCTTGAACGAACTCTGTTTAGCGATGAGCCTGTGAGGAATCATTGGTCCACTGAGGCCTATGTATTGGGCAATGGTCGTATCGGGGCGGTGCCATATGGCCAGCCGGGGCGGGAACATGTCATGTTTAATGAGATTACGCTTTGGTCTGGACATGGCGGACAGAAGGGCGCTTTCCAGCCTTTCGGCGATATATATGTAGCTTTGGATAGACACAATGCTGGGATCGAAAATTACCGTCGCGAACTAGACCTAAATGATGCGGAGCATCGTGTGTCTTATACCAAGGATGGTGTGACTTATCTGCGAGAAGCCTTTGTCAGCTATCCGGCGCAGGTCTTTGTTATGCGTCTGTCGGCCAGTGTTTCCGGGATGTTGTCAGGCTGGGTTGAGCTGACTGACCGTAACGGTGCCGTGATCAATGCCAAAGACAATCGGATCACTGCTACCGGAAGTATGCTAGGAAAGCAGTATTGCCGGACTCCTTGGTCGAATGATATCCCTGTGCCACCCTCTCCCCACGGAGCGGACTACCAAAGCCAGTTGGCGGTCTTGAATGCCGGAGGCGAACTGAAAACGGGGCCAGGTTTCATTGTTTTTACTGGCTGCGATACTCTGACGCTCATCCTAGGAGCACGCACCAATTACGTCCCCGATCCTGATAAAGGTTGGCGCGGAGAGGAGCATCCACGTGTTCCCTTAACGCGAGAAGTTAATGCCGCTGTTCAATGTTCAATGCAGGAACTGCGCGAGGAACACCGCAAGGACTACCAAGCACTCTATGGACGTGTTTCGCTTGATCTTGGGAAGCCTTCTGAGGAGGTAAGCCAAATGCCCCTGAGCAAGCGTTTGAAGCTCTACAGTTTGAAAAAAGCAGATCCGGACTTGGAACG
This genomic window from Ruficoccus amylovorans contains:
- a CDS encoding SDR family NAD(P)-dependent oxidoreductase, encoding MRFKDKVAIVTGAASGMGLLSAQQYAAEGAKVVLVDVNVESVESAAEAIRKNGGDACAVATDIRSYEAVERAAALAVERYRRIDILANVAGGNPHRICNCPGGFDQMPVKAIDWGVEVNFTGPIYFCRAVLPVMMKQKSGVIINLGSVDGVTGGAGAVVYGAAKSGMIGLTKSLALAGAPHGIRACCISPGPVMTRAAMANMKTPLGRAAEPEEVTKLILYLSSDDAAFISGTNYLIDGARSCGGDASGN
- a CDS encoding SDR family NAD(P)-dependent oxidoreductase, whose amino-acid sequence is MNSINLKDKVAIVTGAASGLGRSTANQLAGAGARLALVDVDREKLEEVVASIRESGAEVRSYVVDIADCAKVKATVSDIAAAWGQIDILINNAGAGWQKALPFKDLKEADWEWILDLNVKGTLYFTHAVIDGMVSRNYGKIINIGSIAATSGIPKVAVYSASKGAVVAFTKALAMELGPYNINVNCVSPGLVTTEKVAPKTDGNFLGRWGTADEMASLIVYLASDGASFITGVDYLIDGGRTLGPRGA
- a CDS encoding Gfo/Idh/MocA family protein, with the translated sequence MSKFWQVAVVKDSSKAMLGLHGLHTAFRGLPNVEVVAHVDANNEELPRKLAQTQAKRHYARLEDMLTHEPPDIVVLCSRHPGDHLAQIRQVAEKGCHIYCEKPLSVLLEEADEVARVVEQTGIKLALAHPARHDLAFRTMKRMIGAGDIGTPLSVIGRGKCDYRGGGEDLIVLGTHILDVMTFCFGAPDSVTADIQVAGRPATLSDKVNLVEPVGPALGDEVFATFSFPSGVRGVFESRRDLLKPGQPAPHMGLCVTGTKGTLSLRFDDAARQPLLLSRQPGFLETLTTFEEATLREDRVIPGAEPLDYGLCGQPDVPRAPWFLEANRFAAWDLIGAIEEDRPPLSNIENARLAVEMIQGIYAAHLSRRTIDFPLVNRRHPLVG
- a CDS encoding NAD(P)H-quinone oxidoreductase — translated: MILDDDLNFAWREMPNPVRKSDEVLIKVQAAAVNRADLMQKDGCYASPEGWPQWCGLEAAGEVIEAPEDSGFCPGDKVCALLGGGGYSERVTAPSGMVIPIPKGLSMVEAASLPEVWSTVYLNLQLEAGGMSPGDVFYMQAGASGVGLAAIQFAKQMGAEVITTIDSPEKAKFVRDLGADYVLDYRTEDVRPVIEAHPPSVALDCIGGKLMGECFRHMVFGGRWIMIATMGGSESLIDLETVWRKRIRLIGSTLRSRTPEEKSAILKALQQKLWPLFTARKLITNIHAVFPIKEVEEAHGVLRRAENIGKVVLTFQ
- a CDS encoding N-acyl homoserine lactonase family protein; the protein is MKLHLLQCGTIRTKRHLIEGGPVGNESFEVPVPFFLIEHEMNRVLFDAGNSRIAIHAPVTGDYIPVMTEADYVVAQLASLGLTPSDVTHIVLSHLHGDHAGGLEAFRDIPCYIQREEIQHTGGSSPTEQYLLSRQLLDGDHDLFGDGRMRILATPGHSPGHQSLLLRLDSGEEVLLAADAAYTRGALEQYSLPTTTFDRTSALETFEKINAMRCSGVRIICGHELGQLDG
- a CDS encoding AraC family transcriptional regulator, whose protein sequence is MNRTTYDHIPYGWGIRVIHQDHTRLAGWWNGQPLYNDYWRLYYNFSEGATIRLSSKTFEIPAHCATLIPSGLQATGYVEGGFMHYFVHFHVMGLPMALQGKMFPEPIHARPCKHIDGLVEQWSTLANDEDPRDVLPSYFLAESISAYVFAQCWHIHSINLSTDWRLWRNHPSRLTRLHSWMENRLDEDLSVNRLAEQTGYSRDHFRRVFLEVYGVNPAEYVTQLRVREMTHLLLSSHYTIDEIAERTGMVDRHHMSRVFRKISGESPASYRKKNQFILNKIQ